In Cupriavidus taiwanensis, the following proteins share a genomic window:
- the gsiD gene encoding glutathione ABC transporter permease GsiD: MTELSTPAAAPAASATASAPEAVRTPWTEFWRKFRKQHLALGAGAFVLVLVAIAIMAPHIVPYDPENFFDYDALNAGPSAAHWMGVDSLGRDIFSRILAGTRISLAAGFLSVIIGAVIGTVLGLLAGYYEGWWDRIVMRISDVLFAFPGILLAIGIVAILGNGMTNVIFAVAIFSIPAFARLVRGNTLMLKRLTYVEAARSIGASDWTILMRHILPGTVSSIVVYFSMRIGTSIITAASLSFLGLGAQPPTPEWGAMLNEARADMVTAPHVAIFPSLAIFLTVLAFNLLGDGLRDALDPKIDRR; the protein is encoded by the coding sequence ATGACTGAGCTTTCCACGCCCGCCGCAGCGCCAGCGGCATCCGCTACCGCCTCCGCGCCGGAAGCCGTGCGCACACCCTGGACCGAGTTCTGGCGCAAATTCCGCAAGCAGCACCTGGCGCTGGGCGCCGGCGCGTTCGTGCTGGTGCTGGTGGCGATCGCCATCATGGCGCCGCACATCGTGCCGTACGACCCCGAGAACTTCTTCGACTACGATGCGCTCAACGCCGGCCCATCGGCCGCGCACTGGATGGGCGTCGATTCGCTCGGCCGCGACATCTTCAGCCGCATCCTGGCCGGCACCCGCATCTCGCTCGCGGCGGGTTTCCTGTCGGTGATCATCGGCGCGGTGATCGGCACCGTGCTGGGCCTGCTGGCCGGCTACTACGAAGGCTGGTGGGACCGCATCGTGATGCGCATCTCCGACGTGCTGTTCGCCTTCCCGGGCATCCTGCTGGCGATCGGCATCGTCGCCATCCTCGGCAACGGCATGACCAACGTGATCTTTGCCGTGGCCATCTTCAGCATCCCGGCGTTCGCGCGGCTGGTGCGCGGCAATACCCTGATGCTGAAGCGGCTGACTTATGTCGAGGCCGCGCGCAGCATCGGCGCGTCGGACTGGACCATCCTGATGCGCCATATCCTGCCCGGCACGGTGTCGTCGATCGTGGTGTATTTCTCGATGCGCATCGGCACCTCGATCATCACCGCCGCCAGCCTGTCGTTCCTGGGCCTGGGCGCGCAGCCGCCCACGCCGGAATGGGGCGCGATGCTCAACGAGGCGCGCGCCGACATGGTCACCGCGCCGCACGTGGCGATCTTCCCCAGCCTGGCGATCTTCCTGACCGTGCTGGCCTTCAACCTGCTGGGCGACGGCCTGCGCGACGCGCTCGACCCCAAGATCGACCGCCGCTGA
- the gsiC gene encoding glutathione ABC transporter permease GsiC yields the protein MLNYFLKRVLGVIPTLLIVAVLVFLFVHLLPGDPARLAAGPEADSATVELVRKDLGLDRPLHEQFVNFFSNALRGEFGHSLRTKRPVSEEIGDRFMPTLLLTVASMAWAVVFGMAIGIGSAVWRNRWPDRFGMTLAVSGISFPAFALGMLLMEVFSVQLGWLPSIGADTWQHYVLPSVTLGAAVAAVMARFTRASFVEVLQEDFIRTARAKGVRETLVVAKHGLRNAMIPVVTMMGLQFGFLLGGSIVVEKVFNWPGLGRLLVDAVEMRDYPVIQAEVLLFSLEFILINLVVDMLYTVINPTIRYK from the coding sequence ATGCTGAATTACTTCCTCAAACGCGTGCTGGGCGTGATCCCCACGCTGCTGATCGTGGCCGTGCTGGTGTTCCTGTTCGTCCACCTGCTGCCGGGCGATCCGGCGCGACTGGCGGCGGGTCCGGAGGCTGACTCGGCCACGGTCGAACTGGTGCGCAAGGACCTGGGCCTGGACCGGCCCCTGCACGAGCAGTTCGTCAATTTCTTCTCGAACGCGCTGCGCGGCGAGTTCGGCCATTCGCTGCGCACCAAGCGCCCGGTCAGCGAGGAGATCGGCGACCGCTTCATGCCGACGCTGCTGCTGACGGTGGCGTCGATGGCGTGGGCGGTGGTGTTCGGCATGGCCATCGGCATCGGCTCGGCAGTGTGGCGCAACCGCTGGCCGGACCGCTTCGGCATGACGCTGGCGGTTTCCGGGATTTCCTTCCCGGCCTTCGCGCTGGGCATGCTGCTGATGGAGGTGTTCTCGGTGCAGCTGGGCTGGCTGCCGTCGATCGGCGCGGACACCTGGCAGCACTACGTGTTGCCCTCGGTCACGCTGGGCGCCGCGGTGGCGGCGGTGATGGCGCGCTTTACCCGCGCCTCGTTCGTCGAGGTGCTGCAGGAAGACTTTATCCGCACCGCCCGCGCCAAGGGCGTGCGCGAGACCCTGGTGGTGGCCAAGCACGGCCTGCGCAACGCCATGATCCCGGTGGTGACCATGATGGGCCTGCAGTTCGGCTTCCTGCTGGGCGGCTCGATCGTGGTCGAGAAGGTGTTCAACTGGCCTGGCCTGGGACGCCTGCTGGTCGATGCCGTCGAGATGCGCGACTACCCCGTGATCCAGGCCGAGGTGCTGCTGTTCTCGCTCGAATTCATCCTGATCAACCTGGTGGTGGACATGCTCTACACCGTGATCAATCCCACCATCCGCTACAAGTGA
- the gsiB gene encoding glutathione ABC transporter substrate-binding protein GsiB — translation MSARMVSPRLLAGLLMAGAVGALAPVSAYAAKDAVMAVASTFTTLDPYDSNDTLSQAVGKTFYQGLFGLDKDMKLVNVLADSYDVSKDGLVYTIKLKKGIKFHDGTTFDAAAVKANLDRVTNPANKLKRYTLFNRVAKTDVVDANTVKVTLKEPFSPFINVLAHPSAVMISPAALQKYGKDIAFHPVGTGPFEFVEWKQPDHLKGKKFAGYWKTGYPKIDTITWKPVVDNNTRAAIMQTGEADFAFSIPFEQAAVLKSSPKVDLIAAPSIIQRYLTMNTMVKPFNDPKVRQAINYAINKEALAKVAFAGYAVPAEGVVPHGVDYAEKLGPWPYDPAKARALLKEAGYPNGFETTLWSAYNHTTAQKVIQFVQQQLQQVGIKAQVQALEAGQRVEKVESVPKPEDAGVRIYYVGWSSSTGESDWALRPLLASESMPPKLLNTAYYKNDQVDADIAGALRTTDRGEKARLYKDAQERIWKDAPWAFLVTEKVLFARSKRMSGAYVMPDGSFNFDEIDIKQ, via the coding sequence ATGTCTGCACGGATGGTTTCGCCCAGGCTGCTGGCCGGGCTGCTTATGGCTGGCGCGGTGGGCGCGCTGGCGCCGGTGTCCGCCTATGCCGCCAAGGACGCGGTGATGGCGGTCGCTTCCACGTTCACCACGCTGGACCCGTACGATTCCAACGACACGCTGTCGCAGGCGGTCGGCAAGACCTTCTACCAGGGCCTGTTCGGGCTGGACAAGGACATGAAGCTGGTCAACGTGCTGGCCGACAGCTATGACGTCAGCAAGGATGGCCTGGTCTACACCATCAAGCTGAAGAAGGGCATCAAGTTCCACGACGGCACTACGTTTGATGCCGCCGCCGTCAAGGCCAACCTGGACCGCGTCACCAACCCGGCCAACAAGCTCAAGCGCTACACGCTGTTCAATCGCGTGGCCAAGACCGACGTGGTCGACGCCAACACCGTCAAGGTCACGCTGAAGGAGCCGTTCTCGCCGTTCATCAACGTGCTGGCGCATCCGTCGGCGGTGATGATCTCGCCGGCCGCGCTGCAGAAGTACGGCAAGGACATCGCCTTCCACCCGGTGGGCACGGGCCCGTTCGAGTTCGTCGAATGGAAGCAGCCCGACCACCTGAAGGGCAAGAAGTTTGCCGGCTACTGGAAGACCGGCTACCCGAAGATCGACACCATCACCTGGAAGCCGGTGGTCGACAACAACACCCGCGCCGCCATCATGCAGACCGGCGAGGCGGACTTTGCCTTCAGCATTCCGTTCGAGCAGGCCGCGGTGCTGAAGAGCAGCCCCAAGGTGGACCTGATCGCCGCGCCGTCGATCATCCAGCGCTACCTGACCATGAACACCATGGTCAAGCCGTTCAACGACCCCAAGGTGCGCCAGGCCATCAACTACGCCATCAACAAGGAGGCGCTGGCCAAGGTCGCCTTTGCCGGCTACGCGGTGCCGGCCGAGGGCGTGGTGCCGCACGGCGTGGACTATGCCGAGAAGCTGGGCCCGTGGCCGTACGACCCGGCCAAGGCGCGGGCGCTGCTGAAGGAAGCCGGCTACCCCAACGGCTTCGAGACCACGCTGTGGTCGGCCTACAACCACACCACCGCGCAGAAGGTGATCCAGTTCGTGCAGCAGCAGCTGCAGCAGGTCGGCATCAAGGCGCAGGTGCAGGCGCTGGAAGCCGGCCAGCGCGTGGAGAAGGTCGAGAGCGTGCCGAAGCCAGAGGACGCCGGCGTGCGCATCTACTACGTGGGCTGGTCGTCGTCGACCGGTGAATCCGACTGGGCACTGCGTCCGCTGCTGGCCTCGGAGTCGATGCCGCCCAAGCTGCTGAACACCGCTTATTACAAGAATGATCAAGTCGACGCGGACATCGCCGGCGCGCTGCGCACCACCGACCGCGGCGAGAAGGCGCGCCTGTACAAGGACGCGCAGGAACGCATCTGGAAGGATGCGCCGTGGGCCTTCCTGGTGACCGAGAAGGTGCTGTTCGCACGCAGCAAGCGCATGAGCGGCGCCTATGTGATGCCGGACGGGTCGTTCAATTTCGATGAGATCGATATCAAGCAGTAA
- a CDS encoding dipeptide ABC transporter ATP-binding protein has translation MVTTSAPARVPASGIVLPPERVVQVDGLSVRFATSERTVEAVRNLSFHVDRGETLAVVGESGSGKSVTSLALMRLVEHGGGKIATGSMALRRRGGEVIDLARTDNATLRSVRGADVAMIFQEPMTSLNPVFPVGEQIAESIRLHQGKSRAAARAEALRMLELVRIPEARRVLERYPHQLSGGMRQRVMIAMALSCKPALLIADEPTTALDVTIQAEILQLIRGLQAEMHMGVVFITHDMGVVAEVADRVLVMYRGEKVEEGTSDDVFRAPAHPYTRALLSAVPRLGAMRGTDLPAKFPLLRLDSASPEATAPQDTVAPGVAPILRVQELVTRFDVPGGLFGRVTRRVHAVEQVSFDLYPGETLALVGESGCGKSTTGRSLLRLVESQSGTIEFNGQNISKMEGPALQTLRRNIQFIFQDPFASLDPRVPVGYSIMEPLLVHKVASGKEAEQRVAWLLDKVGLDPSHAARYPHEFSGGQRQRICIARALALNPKVVVADESVSALDVSIQAQIVNLMLDLQRELGIAFLFISHDMAVVERVSHRVAVMYLGQIVEIGPRRAIFENPQHPYTKKLMSAVPIADPARRHLRREPLNDEIPSPIRAVGDEPVVQPLVQVAGSGALGHFVARHAVGGAY, from the coding sequence GTGGTCACTACCTCAGCGCCAGCGCGCGTTCCCGCTTCCGGCATCGTCCTGCCGCCCGAACGCGTCGTCCAGGTGGACGGGCTCAGCGTGCGCTTCGCCACGTCGGAGCGCACTGTCGAGGCCGTGCGCAACCTGTCCTTCCATGTCGATCGCGGCGAGACGCTCGCGGTGGTGGGCGAGTCGGGCTCGGGCAAGTCGGTGACGTCGCTGGCGCTGATGCGGCTGGTCGAGCATGGCGGTGGCAAGATCGCGACGGGCAGCATGGCGCTGCGCCGGCGCGGCGGCGAAGTGATCGACCTCGCGCGCACCGACAACGCCACGCTGCGCAGCGTGCGCGGCGCCGACGTGGCGATGATCTTCCAGGAGCCGATGACCTCGCTCAACCCGGTGTTCCCGGTGGGCGAGCAGATCGCGGAATCGATCCGCCTGCACCAGGGCAAGAGCCGCGCGGCGGCACGGGCCGAGGCGCTGCGCATGCTGGAGCTGGTGCGCATCCCGGAAGCGCGCCGCGTGCTCGAGCGCTATCCGCACCAGCTTTCCGGCGGCATGCGCCAGCGCGTGATGATCGCGATGGCACTATCGTGCAAGCCCGCGCTGCTGATCGCCGACGAACCCACCACGGCGCTGGACGTGACCATCCAGGCCGAGATCCTGCAGCTGATCCGCGGCCTGCAGGCCGAGATGCACATGGGGGTGGTGTTCATCACCCACGACATGGGCGTGGTAGCAGAAGTGGCAGACCGCGTGCTGGTGATGTACCGCGGCGAGAAGGTGGAAGAGGGCACCTCCGACGACGTGTTCCGCGCGCCGGCGCATCCGTACACGCGCGCGCTGCTGTCGGCGGTGCCGCGCCTGGGCGCCATGCGCGGCACCGACCTGCCGGCCAAGTTCCCGCTGCTGCGCCTGGACAGCGCCAGCCCCGAGGCGACCGCGCCGCAGGATACGGTAGCGCCCGGCGTGGCGCCGATCCTGCGGGTGCAGGAGCTGGTCACGCGTTTCGACGTGCCCGGCGGCCTGTTCGGCCGCGTCACGCGGCGCGTGCATGCGGTCGAGCAGGTCAGCTTCGACCTCTATCCCGGCGAGACGCTGGCGCTGGTGGGGGAATCCGGCTGCGGCAAGTCCACCACCGGCCGCTCGCTGCTGCGCCTGGTGGAAAGCCAGAGCGGCACTATCGAGTTCAACGGCCAGAACATCAGCAAGATGGAAGGGCCGGCGCTGCAGACCCTGCGCCGCAATATCCAGTTCATCTTCCAGGACCCGTTCGCCTCGCTCGATCCGCGCGTGCCGGTCGGCTATTCGATCATGGAGCCGCTGCTGGTGCACAAGGTCGCCAGCGGCAAGGAGGCCGAGCAGCGCGTGGCCTGGCTGCTCGACAAGGTGGGGCTGGACCCGTCGCACGCGGCGCGCTATCCGCACGAGTTTTCCGGCGGCCAGCGCCAGCGCATCTGCATTGCGCGCGCGCTGGCGTTGAATCCCAAGGTGGTGGTGGCGGATGAATCGGTGTCGGCACTGGACGTGTCGATCCAGGCGCAGATCGTCAACCTGATGCTGGACTTGCAGCGCGAGCTGGGCATCGCCTTCCTGTTCATCTCGCACGACATGGCGGTGGTGGAGCGCGTCAGCCATCGCGTCGCGGTGATGTACCTGGGCCAGATCGTCGAGATCGGCCCGCGCCGCGCGATCTTCGAGAACCCGCAGCATCCGTACACGAAGAAGCTGATGTCGGCGGTGCCGATCGCCGACCCGGCGCGGCGCCACCTGCGGCGCGAGCCGTTGAACGACGAGATCCCCAGCCCGATCCGCGCGGTCGGCGACGAGCCGGTGGTGCAGCCGCTGGTGCAGGTCGCGGGCAGCGGTGCGCTCGGCCATTTTGTTGCGCGGCACGCCGTTGGCGGCGCCTACTGA
- a CDS encoding isoaspartyl peptidase/L-asparaginase family protein: MQAAVIAIHGGAGTITRAAMDAAREREYIEALQHVLQAGQRILADGGSALDAVTEAVRLLEECPLFNAGKGAVLTHAGTYELDAAVMDGATLNAGAVACVTRLRNPVLAARAVLEHSEHVLFAGAGAEAFAQAQGLELVAPDYYFTHARHDQWQRARGNAGMALLDHDAATLAAQQAGGTEPIDPDSKFGTVGAVACDSRGNLAAATSTGGVTNKQVGRVGDTPLIGAGCYADDVAAVSATGTGEMFIRTVAAHDVAAQMRYAGLPLDEAARRVVMEKLPAIQGRGGLIAVDRAGNVTLPFNTEGMYRGVARVGEAVDVSIYG, translated from the coding sequence ATGCAAGCAGCTGTCATTGCCATCCACGGCGGCGCCGGCACCATCACCCGCGCGGCGATGGATGCGGCCCGCGAACGCGAATACATCGAAGCGCTGCAACACGTGCTGCAAGCCGGCCAGCGCATCCTGGCCGATGGCGGCAGCGCGCTCGACGCCGTTACCGAGGCGGTGCGCCTGCTCGAAGAATGCCCGCTGTTCAACGCCGGCAAGGGCGCGGTGCTGACCCATGCCGGCACCTATGAACTGGATGCGGCGGTAATGGACGGTGCCACCCTCAATGCCGGCGCGGTGGCCTGCGTCACGCGCCTGCGCAACCCGGTGCTGGCCGCGCGCGCGGTGCTGGAGCACAGCGAACATGTGCTGTTTGCCGGCGCCGGCGCCGAGGCCTTCGCGCAGGCGCAGGGGCTGGAGCTGGTAGCGCCGGATTACTACTTCACCCACGCCCGCCACGACCAGTGGCAGCGCGCGCGCGGCAACGCCGGCATGGCCTTGCTCGATCACGACGCCGCCACGCTGGCGGCGCAGCAGGCGGGCGGCACGGAACCGATCGATCCCGACAGCAAGTTCGGCACCGTGGGCGCGGTCGCCTGCGACAGCCGCGGCAACCTAGCGGCGGCCACGTCCACCGGCGGCGTCACCAACAAGCAGGTGGGCCGCGTCGGCGATACCCCGCTGATCGGCGCCGGCTGCTATGCCGACGATGTCGCGGCGGTGTCCGCCACCGGCACCGGCGAAATGTTTATCCGCACCGTGGCCGCGCACGACGTCGCGGCGCAGATGCGCTATGCCGGCCTGCCGCTCGACGAGGCGGCGCGGCGCGTGGTGATGGAAAAGCTGCCCGCGATCCAGGGGCGCGGTGGCCTGATCGCGGTGGACCGGGCCGGCAACGTCACGCTGCCCTTCAACACCGAAGGCATGTACCGCGGTGTCGCCCGGGTGGGCGAGGCCGTCGACGTGTCGATCTACGGCTGA
- a CDS encoding MurR/RpiR family transcriptional regulator, translating to MPIGHSISDRIARSLPSLTPAHRRMAEYVLANLFRAATMRIDEFAAAVEVSVATANRFARALGFDGYPQFRAELVRGFEATLAPVERLRSELERPATVAEVFAASLEDAAANAEATRRGIDAQACERAVSAILGAQRVYVAGFGASGFLAGLLQHGLEMHCRMVTSVAGAGGASHAARQLFKLQPSDLLIVIAFPRYVTDSIELAQRVKAHGGQVLALTDGPTSPLAPLADIALYAQAGNRLSANSDATVLALIEALCGAVAHRAERPVKAAAEMTEFLLPWLYGTPEAEPARRSAPMPVQPTAAKTGARRARSSNTRKS from the coding sequence ATGCCCATTGGCCATTCGATCTCGGACCGCATTGCACGCAGCCTGCCGTCGCTGACGCCGGCGCACCGCCGCATGGCGGAATACGTGCTGGCCAACCTGTTTCGCGCAGCGACCATGCGCATCGACGAATTCGCCGCGGCGGTGGAGGTATCGGTAGCGACGGCCAACCGCTTTGCCCGCGCACTCGGCTTCGATGGCTATCCGCAGTTCCGGGCCGAGCTGGTGCGCGGTTTCGAAGCCACGCTGGCGCCGGTCGAGCGGCTGCGCAGCGAGCTGGAACGACCCGCCACCGTGGCCGAAGTGTTCGCCGCCTCGCTCGAGGACGCGGCCGCCAATGCCGAAGCCACGCGGCGCGGCATCGATGCGCAGGCGTGCGAGCGCGCGGTTTCGGCCATCCTTGGGGCGCAGCGCGTCTACGTGGCGGGCTTCGGCGCCAGCGGCTTCCTGGCGGGACTGCTGCAGCACGGCCTGGAAATGCACTGCCGCATGGTCACGTCGGTGGCGGGTGCGGGCGGCGCCTCGCACGCGGCGCGCCAGCTGTTCAAGCTGCAGCCGAGCGACCTGCTGATCGTGATCGCCTTCCCGCGCTATGTGACCGATTCCATCGAACTGGCCCAGCGCGTCAAGGCGCACGGCGGCCAGGTGCTGGCGCTGACCGACGGCCCGACCTCGCCGCTGGCGCCGCTGGCCGATATCGCGCTGTATGCGCAGGCCGGCAACCGGCTCTCGGCCAACTCGGATGCCACCGTGCTGGCGCTGATCGAGGCGCTGTGCGGCGCGGTGGCGCATCGGGCCGAACGCCCGGTCAAGGCCGCCGCCGAAATGACCGAATTCCTGCTGCCGTGGCTATATGGCACGCCCGAGGCCGAGCCCGCGCGCCGGTCCGCGCCGATGCCCGTGCAACCCACCGCAGCCAAGACCGGCGCGCGCCGCGCGCGGTCGTCCAACACCCGCAAGTCCTGA
- a CDS encoding ATP-binding cassette domain-containing protein gives MIRIDQLVLQRGTKVLFDHTSVTLNPGERVGLVGANGSGKSTLFALLRGELHPDGGDVSVPAQWRVAHVAQETPAVSRTAVDYVIDGDTRLREIEAAIAAAQASGDGSAEGEAHAAYADADGYTAPARAEALLLGLGFTLAQVSQPVASFSGGWRMRLNLAQALMCPSDLLLLDEPTNHLDLDAIVWLEDWLARYPGTLVMISHDREFLDAICNVTVHIENQQLRRYGGNYTLFETLRLQQMAQQQAAYVRQQKEIAHLESFITRFKAKATKARQAQSRVKALEKMERLAPVHVAAGFAFEFREPDAAPNPMMVLDGVDCGYAEADPPVTILHNLALSIQNGQRIGLLGANGQGKSTLVKTLAGTQDPLTGNLRLGKGLQIGYFAQHQLETLRDHDSALQHLARLAPDVREQELRDFLGSFNFRGDMATTPIEPFSGGEKARLALALIVWQKPNLLLLDEPTNHLDLDTREALTMALAQFEGTLILVSHDRHLLRATADQFMLVADGTIRPFDGDLDDYRDWLLQQAAAKRNAATAAHLAENGGDATTINRKDQRRAEADERQRLSALRKPLTKELEKVEKRMAVLQTAREEIDQFMADEASYAEANKTKLMEMLKRQGEVNGELETLEEKWLELQEQIEQIA, from the coding sequence GTGATCCGAATCGACCAGCTAGTCCTTCAGCGCGGCACCAAGGTGCTGTTCGACCATACCAGCGTGACGCTCAACCCGGGCGAGCGCGTGGGCCTCGTCGGCGCCAACGGCAGCGGCAAGTCGACGCTGTTCGCGCTGCTGCGCGGCGAACTGCATCCGGACGGGGGCGATGTCAGCGTGCCGGCGCAGTGGCGCGTCGCCCACGTGGCGCAGGAAACGCCGGCGGTCAGCCGCACCGCGGTGGACTACGTGATCGACGGCGACACCCGGCTGCGCGAGATCGAGGCCGCGATTGCCGCGGCCCAGGCCAGCGGCGACGGCAGCGCCGAAGGCGAAGCCCATGCCGCCTATGCCGACGCCGACGGCTATACCGCGCCGGCGCGCGCCGAGGCCCTGCTGCTGGGCCTGGGCTTCACGCTGGCGCAGGTGTCGCAGCCGGTGGCATCGTTTTCCGGCGGCTGGCGCATGCGCCTGAACCTGGCGCAGGCGCTGATGTGCCCGTCGGACCTGCTGCTGCTCGACGAACCGACCAACCACCTGGACCTGGACGCCATCGTCTGGCTGGAAGACTGGCTGGCGCGCTACCCGGGCACGCTGGTGATGATCTCGCACGACCGCGAATTCCTCGACGCGATCTGCAATGTCACGGTGCATATCGAGAACCAGCAGCTGCGCCGCTACGGCGGCAACTACACGCTGTTCGAGACCCTGCGCCTGCAGCAGATGGCGCAGCAGCAGGCCGCCTACGTGCGCCAGCAGAAGGAAATCGCGCACCTGGAATCGTTCATCACCCGCTTCAAGGCCAAGGCCACCAAGGCGCGCCAGGCGCAGAGCCGGGTCAAGGCGCTGGAAAAGATGGAGCGGCTGGCGCCGGTGCACGTCGCTGCCGGCTTTGCCTTCGAGTTCCGCGAGCCCGATGCCGCGCCCAACCCGATGATGGTGCTCGACGGCGTCGATTGCGGCTATGCCGAGGCCGATCCGCCCGTCACCATCCTGCACAACCTGGCGCTGTCGATCCAGAACGGCCAGCGCATCGGCCTGCTGGGCGCGAACGGCCAGGGCAAGTCGACGCTGGTCAAGACCCTGGCCGGCACCCAGGATCCGCTCACGGGCAACCTGCGCCTGGGCAAGGGCCTGCAGATCGGCTACTTCGCCCAGCACCAGCTGGAAACGCTGCGCGACCACGACTCCGCGCTGCAGCACCTCGCGCGCCTGGCGCCCGACGTGCGCGAGCAGGAGCTGCGCGACTTCCTCGGCAGCTTCAACTTCCGCGGCGACATGGCGACCACGCCGATCGAGCCCTTTTCCGGCGGCGAAAAGGCCCGGCTGGCGCTGGCCCTGATCGTCTGGCAGAAGCCTAACCTGCTGCTGCTCGATGAACCGACCAACCACCTCGACCTCGACACGCGCGAGGCGCTGACCATGGCGCTGGCGCAGTTCGAAGGCACGCTGATCCTGGTCTCGCACGACCGGCACCTGCTGCGCGCCACCGCCGACCAGTTCATGCTGGTCGCCGACGGCACCATCCGGCCGTTCGACGGCGACCTCGACGATTACCGCGACTGGCTGCTGCAGCAGGCCGCGGCTAAGCGCAACGCCGCCACGGCCGCGCACCTGGCAGAGAACGGTGGCGACGCCACCACGATCAACCGCAAGGACCAGCGCCGCGCCGAGGCCGACGAGCGCCAGCGGCTGTCGGCGCTGCGCAAGCCGCTCACCAAGGAACTGGAAAAGGTCGAGAAGCGCATGGCGGTGCTGCAGACTGCCCGGGAGGAGATCGACCAGTTCATGGCCGACGAAGCCAGCTATGCCGAGGCCAACAAGACGAAGCTGATGGAGATGCTCAAGCGCCAGGGCGAGGTCAACGGCGAGCTCGAGACGCTGGAAGAGAAGTGGCTTGAGCTGCAGGAGCAGATCGAGCAGATTGCCTGA
- a CDS encoding disulfide bond formation protein B, whose amino-acid sequence MQANSRAYFLLIAIVSFALVGVALYLQIEKGYQPCPLCVMQRFAFIGIGLFSLLAAVAQNTRSLWQGLGMLSGIAGIAVAVYHVSLLLNPKASCGIDPLENWVNALPTAKVLPQLFYSDGLCTAPLPPVLGLSVPAWSLIWLFVLTLTLAVGLIRREKNFR is encoded by the coding sequence ATGCAAGCCAATTCCCGCGCCTATTTCCTGTTGATTGCCATCGTCTCGTTCGCCCTGGTCGGCGTCGCGCTCTACCTGCAGATCGAAAAGGGCTACCAGCCTTGTCCGCTGTGCGTGATGCAGCGTTTCGCCTTCATCGGCATCGGCCTGTTCTCACTGCTGGCCGCGGTGGCGCAGAACACGCGCTCGCTGTGGCAGGGCCTGGGCATGCTGTCCGGCATCGCCGGCATCGCGGTCGCGGTCTACCATGTGTCGCTGCTGCTCAATCCCAAGGCCTCGTGCGGCATCGATCCGCTCGAGAACTGGGTCAATGCGCTGCCCACCGCCAAGGTGCTGCCGCAGCTGTTCTACTCCGACGGCCTGTGCACCGCGCCGCTGCCGCCGGTGCTGGGGCTGTCGGTGCCGGCATGGTCGCTGATCTGGCTGTTTGTGCTGACGCTGACGCTGGCGGTGGGGCTGATCCGGAGGGAGAAGAATTTCCGCTGA
- a CDS encoding GNAT family N-acetyltransferase has product MDTGIAFETSRLRLRQWRDEDYAPFAALNADAQVMRYFPAPLTRTESDAMAARCRGLIAERGWGVWVVERMADANFLGFVGLHEPAATLPFAPCVEIAWRLARNAWGQGYATEAARGALAYGFGRLGLEEIVAFTTLANARSRAVMERLGMREDAVGFDHPALPPGHPLRPHCLYRLPRAAWLAAGT; this is encoded by the coding sequence ATGGACACCGGCATCGCTTTCGAGACCAGCCGCTTGCGGCTGCGCCAGTGGCGTGATGAAGACTATGCGCCGTTTGCCGCGCTCAATGCCGATGCGCAGGTGATGCGCTATTTCCCGGCACCGCTGACGCGCACCGAAAGCGATGCGATGGCCGCGCGCTGCCGCGGCCTGATCGCGGAGAGGGGGTGGGGCGTCTGGGTGGTCGAACGCATGGCGGACGCTAACTTCCTGGGCTTTGTCGGACTGCACGAGCCCGCCGCTACGCTGCCGTTCGCGCCGTGCGTGGAAATCGCCTGGCGGCTGGCGCGGAACGCCTGGGGCCAGGGCTACGCCACCGAGGCGGCACGCGGCGCGCTCGCCTACGGCTTCGGCCGGCTCGGGCTGGAGGAAATCGTCGCCTTCACCACGCTTGCCAATGCCCGCTCGCGCGCGGTGATGGAGCGCCTCGGCATGCGCGAGGATGCGGTGGGTTTCGACCATCCGGCCTTGCCGCCGGGGCACCCGTTGCGGCCGCATTGCCTGTACCGCCTGCCGCGCGCGGCATGGCTGGCAGCGGGCACATGA